A DNA window from Rhodococcus sp. Z13 contains the following coding sequences:
- a CDS encoding YchJ family protein: MSRRSAAPPPSSPCPCGRGVPFGECCGPLLDGQSAPTTERLMRSRYTAFAVGDTAHLLRTWHPSTRPRSLELDPEQRWTGLEVLHSTGGGFLHTSGTVEFRAHWTENGIPGSMLEHSRFVRENGDWLYLDDRAED, from the coding sequence ATGAGCAGACGCAGCGCCGCACCCCCTCCTTCCTCGCCCTGCCCGTGCGGTCGCGGGGTTCCGTTCGGGGAGTGCTGCGGCCCGCTGCTGGACGGGCAGAGCGCCCCGACGACCGAGCGTCTGATGCGCTCGCGGTACACCGCCTTCGCCGTCGGCGACACCGCCCACCTGCTGCGCACCTGGCATCCGTCCACGCGACCCCGGTCCCTCGAACTGGATCCGGAACAGCGCTGGACGGGCCTCGAGGTGCTGCACAGCACCGGAGGCGGTTTCCTCCACACCAGCGGCACGGTCGAGTTCCGGGCGCACTGGACCGAGAACGGCATCCCCGGGTCGATGCTCGAGCACAGCCGGTTCGTCCGCGAGAACGGCGACTGGCTCTATCTCGACGACCGCGCCGAGGACTGA
- the treZ gene encoding malto-oligosyltrehalose trehalohydrolase, with translation MHTFEVWAPRPSNVRLFADGTLHPMQRDENGWWRAAIDAGPGTRYGFVLDDDTDTVLPDPRSPRQPDGVHEPSCLHEVDASAWTDHGWTGRQLAGSIVYELHVGTFTPEGTLDSAIARLDELVDLGVGFVELMPLNAFNGTHGWGYDGVLWYAVHEPYGGPDALQRFVDAAHARGLGVVLDVVYNHLGPSGNHLGRFGPYLAAAPGVWGDNVNLDGPGSGEVRRYVLDNALRWFREFHIDALRLDAVHALVDHTATHILEELAVETFRLSAHLGRPLTLIAESDLNDPRIVTPRSGGGYGLDAQWADDVHHAIHAAVSGERQGYYGDFGSLECLAYTLGHGFFHAGTYSTFRGRVHGRPLDVRRTPASSLVTYTCTHDQVGNRALGDRPSAYLTPGQLAVKAALVLTSPYTPMLFMGEEWGASTPFRYFTSHPEPELAAAVVEGRRREFAEHGWDAEDVPDPQDPETFLGSKLRWDERDEEGHARLLACYRDLIALRRDRCELTDPWIEHVHVTYDEDERWIVVHRGDLRVACNLGPETVTVPVGGRPLLWWDEPVVNHTGSAVDVPGHSFVVLEAPEASA, from the coding sequence GTGCACACCTTCGAGGTCTGGGCCCCGCGCCCGTCGAACGTCCGCCTGTTCGCCGACGGCACGTTGCATCCCATGCAGCGCGACGAGAACGGCTGGTGGCGCGCCGCGATCGACGCCGGTCCGGGCACCCGCTACGGCTTCGTGCTCGACGACGACACCGACACGGTGCTGCCCGATCCCCGCTCCCCCCGCCAGCCCGACGGCGTGCACGAGCCGTCCTGCCTGCACGAGGTCGACGCCTCCGCGTGGACCGACCACGGTTGGACGGGACGGCAACTCGCGGGCAGCATCGTCTACGAACTGCACGTGGGCACCTTCACCCCGGAGGGCACCCTCGACTCGGCCATCGCCCGGCTCGACGAACTCGTCGATCTCGGCGTCGGTTTCGTCGAACTGATGCCCCTCAACGCGTTCAACGGCACGCACGGCTGGGGTTACGACGGGGTGCTGTGGTACGCGGTGCACGAACCCTACGGCGGCCCCGACGCGCTGCAACGGTTCGTCGACGCGGCGCACGCGCGTGGCCTCGGCGTGGTCCTCGACGTCGTCTACAACCATCTGGGCCCGTCCGGCAACCATCTCGGGCGGTTCGGCCCCTATCTCGCTGCGGCGCCGGGGGTCTGGGGCGACAACGTCAATCTCGACGGCCCGGGTTCCGGTGAGGTGCGCCGCTACGTCCTCGACAACGCGCTGCGGTGGTTCCGCGAATTCCACATCGACGCCCTGCGCCTCGACGCGGTGCACGCCCTCGTCGACCACACCGCCACCCACATCCTCGAGGAACTCGCCGTCGAAACGTTCCGGCTCTCCGCGCATCTCGGGCGCCCGCTGACGCTGATCGCCGAATCCGACCTGAACGACCCGCGCATCGTCACACCGCGCTCCGGTGGCGGGTACGGGCTGGACGCGCAGTGGGCCGACGACGTGCACCACGCGATCCACGCTGCGGTCTCCGGGGAGCGGCAGGGCTACTACGGGGACTTCGGATCGCTCGAATGTCTCGCCTACACGCTCGGGCACGGCTTCTTCCACGCCGGCACGTACTCGACCTTCCGCGGTCGCGTGCACGGCCGCCCGCTGGACGTACGGCGCACGCCCGCAAGCTCTCTCGTGACGTACACGTGCACGCACGATCAGGTCGGCAACCGCGCCCTCGGCGACCGGCCGAGCGCGTATCTCACCCCGGGACAGCTCGCGGTCAAGGCCGCGCTCGTCCTCACCTCCCCCTACACACCGATGTTGTTCATGGGCGAGGAGTGGGGTGCGAGCACCCCCTTCCGGTACTTCACCTCGCATCCCGAGCCGGAACTCGCCGCGGCGGTCGTCGAGGGACGCCGGCGCGAATTCGCCGAGCACGGCTGGGATGCCGAGGACGTCCCCGACCCGCAGGATCCGGAGACCTTCCTCGGATCGAAGCTGCGCTGGGACGAGCGCGACGAGGAGGGACACGCCCGGCTGCTGGCCTGCTACCGCGACCTGATCGCGCTGCGCCGCGACCGGTGCGAGCTCACCGACCCCTGGATCGAGCACGTGCACGTGACCTACGACGAGGACGAGCGGTGGATCGTCGTACACCGCGGCGACCTGCGGGTGGCCTGCAATCTCGGCCCCGAGACGGTCACCGTGCCGGTGGGTGGACGGCCGCTGCTGTGGTGGGACGAGCCGGTGGTCAACCACACCGGGTCGGCCGTCGACGTCCCGGGGCACTCGTTCGTGGTGCTCGAGGCCCCGGAGGCGTCAGCGTGA
- a CDS encoding TetR/AcrR family transcriptional regulator: MNPKPERARRRYTSPLREEAARRTRTTIRDAAARLFVREGYVSTTVRHIAEEAGVAVRTVFSAFPGGKAEIFREALDHAVAGEDDRQPAGGSGSGHSEEPVSDVDLVVEQVVGYGAAMLERAGGLLMTSVESSGADPDMRRFAADDARATAENARTLAEGFGHAGWLREDVTVEHAADVLFTLSSPQVHALLRRDCGWDVDQYRQWLARTLRTTLLRGGEGGAGQSSARSSR, translated from the coding sequence GTGAACCCGAAGCCCGAACGCGCACGTCGCCGCTACACTTCACCGCTCCGGGAGGAGGCCGCGCGCCGGACCCGCACCACCATCCGGGACGCCGCGGCCCGGCTGTTCGTCCGCGAGGGCTACGTCAGCACCACCGTCAGGCACATCGCCGAGGAGGCCGGTGTCGCCGTCCGCACCGTCTTCAGCGCGTTCCCCGGCGGGAAGGCGGAGATCTTCCGCGAGGCCCTCGATCACGCGGTCGCCGGGGAGGACGACCGGCAGCCCGCCGGTGGGTCCGGATCGGGGCACTCCGAGGAGCCCGTCAGCGATGTCGACCTCGTCGTCGAGCAGGTGGTCGGCTACGGCGCCGCGATGCTCGAACGCGCCGGCGGTCTGCTCATGACCTCCGTCGAGTCGTCCGGCGCGGATCCGGACATGCGGCGCTTCGCCGCCGACGACGCCCGCGCGACCGCCGAGAACGCCCGCACCCTCGCCGAGGGTTTCGGGCACGCCGGCTGGCTGCGGGAGGACGTCACCGTCGAGCACGCCGCCGACGTGCTGTTCACCCTCAGTTCCCCGCAGGTGCACGCCCTGCTGCGGCGCGACTGCGGATGGGACGTCGACCAGTACCGCCAATGGCTCGCCCGCACGCTGCGCACCACGCTGCTGCGCGGTGGTGAGGGTGGGGCCGGTCAGTCCTCGGCGCGGTCGTCGAGATAG
- the treY gene encoding malto-oligosyltrehalose synthase, giving the protein MTDARVRSAGAGNTGAVLSTYRLQLRGDACTFDDAVTLLDYLDALGVSHLYLSPVLTATAGSTHGYDVVDPTTVSDALGGRDGLERLAREARSRGMGLVVDIVPNHVGVADPRQNAWWWDVLKHGRDSHHASFFDLDLADDNGADGRIALPVLGSEEDVRELTVDRSGDEPMLAYYDKRFPVAPGTDEGTGEEVHARQSYRLVAWNSGLIGYRRFFTVDDLAAVRVEDPAVFDATHEQVGSWITDGLVDGIRVDHPDGLADPAGYLARLRELMGADRWLVIEKILGDGEPLDATLPVDGTTGYDALAELSAVFVDPDGEAELNALSRIVAGVDGDAAWLEVRERELKRWVLENGLAPEVRRLVRALRRDTGATDCSDEELREAVIGVAARLPVYRADYAPLSTLTPRVAGDLARSIPSLSPALTVFARAMAVRGEAAVRFGQVCGAATAKAVEDCLFYRAARLISLQEVGGNPGRFAISPAEFHLAWTQRARHWPRTMTTLSTHDTKRSEDVRARIGVLSQVPEEWTRRLDGWNSAEPAPDPAIGLFLWQTLVGVWPLDGAVTGELRERLHAYARKALRENGTRTTWTEVDEEFEKAVARWIDAVCDGPVGVELTEFVRVLEPHTSAVSLGQKLLQLLGPGIPDVYQGTELWDDSLVDPDNRRPVDFEARRRLLDDPEAAPAKFTVVRSALRLRRERPASFVGGAYVPILASGPAAEHLLAFGRGPTPDDPDVLALASRRTVALSRTGWRDTVVDLPEGRWSEALTGRTFSGRVRLAELLSPLPVAALVREDRAR; this is encoded by the coding sequence ATGACGGATGCGCGTGTGAGGAGCGCCGGAGCGGGGAACACGGGTGCGGTGCTGTCCACCTACCGCCTCCAGCTGCGCGGCGACGCGTGCACCTTCGACGACGCCGTCACCCTGCTCGACTATCTCGACGCGCTCGGGGTCTCCCACCTGTATCTCTCCCCCGTACTGACGGCGACCGCCGGCTCCACACACGGTTACGACGTGGTCGATCCCACCACGGTCTCCGATGCACTCGGTGGCCGTGACGGGCTGGAAAGGCTGGCGCGGGAAGCGCGTTCGCGCGGGATGGGGTTGGTGGTCGACATCGTCCCCAACCACGTGGGCGTCGCCGATCCGCGACAGAACGCGTGGTGGTGGGACGTGCTGAAGCACGGCCGCGACTCGCATCACGCGTCGTTCTTCGATCTCGACCTCGCCGACGACAACGGCGCGGACGGCCGGATCGCGTTGCCGGTCCTCGGATCCGAGGAGGACGTGCGGGAGCTGACCGTCGACCGGTCCGGTGACGAGCCGATGCTCGCCTACTACGACAAGCGCTTCCCCGTCGCGCCCGGCACCGACGAGGGCACCGGGGAGGAGGTACACGCCCGGCAGTCCTACCGGCTGGTGGCGTGGAACTCGGGGCTGATCGGTTACCGCCGGTTCTTCACCGTCGACGATCTCGCCGCGGTGCGGGTGGAGGACCCGGCGGTGTTCGACGCGACGCACGAGCAGGTCGGATCGTGGATCACCGACGGGCTGGTGGACGGGATCCGCGTCGATCATCCCGACGGGCTGGCCGACCCGGCCGGTTATCTCGCGCGGTTGCGGGAGCTGATGGGGGCGGATCGGTGGCTGGTGATCGAGAAGATCCTCGGCGACGGCGAACCGCTGGACGCGACCCTGCCCGTGGACGGGACCACCGGGTACGACGCGCTCGCCGAACTGTCGGCGGTGTTCGTCGACCCCGACGGCGAGGCCGAGCTCAACGCCCTGTCGCGGATCGTCGCGGGGGTGGACGGGGACGCGGCGTGGCTCGAGGTCCGCGAACGCGAACTCAAGCGCTGGGTGCTCGAGAACGGTCTGGCACCGGAGGTGCGGCGGCTGGTGCGGGCGCTCCGCCGCGACACCGGCGCCACCGACTGTTCCGACGAGGAGCTGCGGGAGGCGGTGATCGGGGTGGCGGCGCGGCTGCCGGTCTACCGCGCCGACTATGCGCCGTTGAGCACGCTGACACCGCGGGTCGCCGGGGATCTGGCCCGGTCGATCCCGTCCCTGTCCCCCGCGCTGACCGTCTTCGCGCGGGCGATGGCGGTACGGGGTGAGGCAGCGGTGCGGTTCGGGCAGGTGTGCGGTGCGGCGACGGCGAAGGCGGTGGAGGACTGTCTGTTCTACCGTGCGGCGCGGTTGATCTCGCTGCAGGAGGTCGGTGGGAATCCGGGGCGGTTCGCGATCTCCCCGGCCGAGTTCCATCTGGCGTGGACGCAGCGGGCCCGGCACTGGCCCCGCACGATGACGACCCTGTCCACCCACGACACCAAGCGCAGCGAGGACGTGCGGGCGCGCATCGGAGTGCTCTCGCAGGTGCCCGAGGAATGGACCCGGCGCCTCGACGGATGGAACTCCGCGGAGCCCGCCCCGGATCCCGCGATCGGGTTGTTCCTGTGGCAGACCCTGGTCGGGGTGTGGCCGCTCGATGGTGCCGTGACCGGCGAACTCCGTGAACGGCTGCACGCCTACGCACGGAAGGCGTTGCGGGAGAACGGGACCCGGACAACCTGGACCGAGGTGGACGAGGAGTTCGAGAAAGCGGTCGCGCGGTGGATCGACGCGGTGTGCGACGGCCCGGTCGGTGTCGAGCTCACCGAGTTCGTCCGCGTCCTCGAGCCGCACACCTCCGCGGTGTCGCTGGGGCAGAAACTGCTGCAGTTGCTCGGCCCCGGCATCCCGGACGTCTACCAGGGCACCGAGTTGTGGGACGACTCCCTCGTCGACCCGGACAACCGGCGGCCGGTGGACTTCGAGGCCCGGCGCCGTCTGCTCGACGATCCCGAGGCGGCCCCGGCGAAGTTCACGGTGGTGCGCTCCGCGCTGCGGTTGCGACGGGAGCGGCCGGCGAGTTTCGTCGGTGGCGCCTACGTGCCGATCCTCGCGTCGGGTCCGGCCGCCGAGCATCTGCTGGCGTTCGGCCGGGGGCCGACGCCGGACGATCCGGACGTGCTCGCGCTGGCGTCGCGGCGCACGGTTGCATTGTCGCGCACCGGGTGGCGGGACACCGTGGTGGATCTACCCGAGGGTCGGTGGTCGGAGGCGCTGACCGGCCGCACCTTCAGCGGGCGGGTCCGGTTGGCGGAGTTGCTGTCTCCGCTGCCGGTCGCGGCGCTGGTGCGGGAGGACCGGGCGCGGTAG
- a CDS encoding DUF2029 domain-containing protein, translating to MTAFYKAARFVGDLDDDFYRDERQRDVWNEASAVGFQLSQWIALVAAAVLPWIAGRPGAWTALGILIAWFVVSVVTQLYARQRDVDLYLTANVWRPRAVAGAALYLVGIAGIFVQLRYGDGVDNDPATWAGRIAGAATVLVIFAVFVVWNRRRTERRLDAEEGLED from the coding sequence ATGACCGCGTTCTACAAGGCCGCCCGGTTCGTCGGCGATCTCGACGACGACTTCTACCGCGACGAACGTCAGCGCGACGTGTGGAACGAGGCGTCGGCCGTGGGATTCCAGCTGTCCCAATGGATCGCGCTCGTCGCCGCCGCCGTCCTGCCCTGGATCGCCGGCCGGCCGGGCGCGTGGACGGCCCTGGGCATCCTGATCGCCTGGTTCGTCGTCTCGGTCGTCACCCAGCTGTATGCGCGGCAACGCGACGTCGACCTGTACCTCACCGCGAACGTGTGGCGGCCCCGTGCCGTCGCCGGCGCGGCCCTCTATCTCGTCGGTATCGCCGGGATCTTCGTGCAGCTGCGCTACGGCGACGGTGTCGACAACGACCCCGCCACCTGGGCCGGCCGCATCGCCGGCGCGGCGACCGTCCTCGTGATCTTCGCGGTGTTCGTGGTGTGGAACCGGCGCCGCACCGAACGGCGGCTCGACGCGGAAGAGGGCCTCGAGGACTGA
- a CDS encoding nitroreductase family deazaflavin-dependent oxidoreductase, which translates to MPLDGQYEPSPMEWSAAQVEEYESSGGTRGTTLEGRPVVILTTRGAKTGKLRKIPLMRVEHDGAYAAVASLGGAPKNPVWYHNVVANPQVELRDRTEVWDMRAREVHGEEKALWWERAVAAFPPYADYQKKTDREIPVFVLERIEEA; encoded by the coding sequence ATGCCTCTGGACGGACAGTACGAACCCAGCCCGATGGAGTGGAGCGCCGCGCAGGTCGAGGAGTACGAATCCTCCGGCGGCACCCGCGGCACGACCCTCGAGGGCCGGCCCGTCGTCATCCTGACGACGCGCGGCGCGAAGACCGGCAAGCTGCGCAAGATCCCGCTCATGCGGGTCGAGCACGACGGCGCCTACGCGGCCGTCGCCTCGCTGGGCGGCGCCCCGAAGAATCCCGTCTGGTACCACAACGTCGTCGCGAATCCCCAGGTCGAACTGCGCGACCGCACCGAGGTGTGGGACATGCGGGCCCGCGAGGTCCACGGCGAGGAGAAGGCACTGTGGTGGGAACGCGCGGTCGCCGCCTTCCCGCCCTACGCCGACTACCAGAAGAAGACCGACCGCGAGATCCCGGTCTTCGTGCTCGAACGGATCGAGGAGGCGTAG
- the ilvA gene encoding threonine ammonia-lyase IlvA has protein sequence MTSTSRTAESTPVTAVPCAADIDVAAERISEAVAPTPLELCPRLSALTGANVYLKREDLTRVRSFKLRGAYNAMAQLGEAERAAGVVTASAGNHAQGVAYACRTMGIDGRIYVPTRTPKQKRDRIRAHGGDRVELIGVGDTFDAAAAAAAADVARTGATMIPPFDDSRTAAGQGTIAREILEQLDGDLDVLLVPVGGGGLLAGIAAYLRERSPRTSLVGVEPAGAASMTAALVAGGPVTLPEVEPFVDGAAVKRIGDVPYAVVSQLGVDVVTHSSLPLVATLRREGLGRAPFGMTQIDEGALCTTMLDLYQNEGIIAEPAGALSVAALDEVTVQPGANVVCIVSGGNNDVSRYGEIIERSLVHRGLKHYFLVDFPQEPGALRRFLDEVLGPDDDITLFEYVKRNNRETGAALVGIELGSAEDLPALLHRMEVSPIDSQRLEPGSPAYRYLT, from the coding sequence GTGACCTCCACTTCGCGAACCGCAGAATCCACACCCGTCACCGCCGTGCCCTGCGCGGCCGACATCGATGTGGCTGCCGAGCGAATTTCCGAGGCGGTCGCCCCGACTCCGCTCGAACTGTGCCCGCGCCTGTCCGCCCTCACCGGGGCGAACGTCTACCTCAAGCGTGAGGACCTCACCCGCGTCCGCTCCTTCAAGCTCCGCGGCGCCTACAACGCCATGGCCCAGCTCGGCGAGGCCGAACGCGCCGCCGGTGTGGTCACCGCCAGCGCCGGCAACCACGCCCAGGGCGTTGCCTACGCGTGCCGCACCATGGGGATCGACGGCCGCATCTACGTGCCCACCCGCACCCCCAAGCAGAAGCGTGACCGCATCCGCGCCCACGGCGGCGACCGGGTCGAGCTGATCGGCGTCGGCGACACCTTCGACGCCGCTGCCGCGGCCGCGGCAGCCGATGTCGCCCGCACCGGCGCGACGATGATCCCGCCCTTCGACGACTCCCGCACCGCCGCCGGCCAGGGCACCATCGCCCGAGAGATCCTCGAACAGCTCGACGGCGACCTCGACGTGCTGCTCGTCCCCGTCGGCGGCGGCGGTCTCCTCGCCGGCATCGCCGCCTATCTGCGCGAGCGTTCGCCGCGCACCTCGCTCGTCGGCGTCGAACCCGCAGGTGCCGCGTCGATGACCGCCGCGCTGGTCGCCGGGGGACCGGTGACCCTGCCCGAGGTCGAGCCGTTCGTCGACGGCGCCGCCGTCAAACGTATCGGCGACGTGCCCTACGCCGTGGTGTCGCAGCTCGGTGTCGACGTCGTCACCCATTCGAGCCTGCCGCTGGTCGCGACGTTGCGCCGCGAGGGCCTCGGCCGTGCCCCCTTCGGCATGACCCAGATCGACGAGGGTGCGCTGTGCACCACGATGCTCGACCTGTACCAGAACGAGGGCATCATCGCCGAGCCCGCCGGTGCACTGTCCGTCGCCGCGCTCGACGAGGTGACGGTACAGCCGGGGGCGAACGTGGTGTGCATCGTCTCCGGCGGCAACAACGACGTCTCCCGCTACGGCGAGATCATCGAGCGGTCGCTCGTCCACCGCGGCCTCAAGCACTACTTCCTCGTGGACTTCCCGCAGGAGCCGGGCGCACTGCGGCGTTTCCTCGACGAGGTGCTCGGCCCGGACGACGACATCACCCTGTTCGAGTACGTCAAGCGCAACAACCGCGAGACCGGCGCCGCGCTGGTGGGCATCGAACTCGGCTCCGCCGAGGATCTTCCGGCGCTGCTGCACCGGATGGAGGTCTCACCGATCGACTCGCAGCGGCTCGAGCCGGGATCGCCGGCCTACCGCTACCTGACCTGA
- a CDS encoding TIGR00725 family protein — protein sequence MNAQRYVGVVGPGEATPEQRRIARQVGGLLAGRRAVVVTGGLGGVMAAACRGAIEAGGTTLGFLPGEDRADGNPYLTIAVPTGLGEMRNALIVRSSDALIAVGGSWGTMSEIALAVRTGVPVISIGGWRMPAGGVLDVESPAEAVECLHALLWRKDPV from the coding sequence ATGAACGCGCAGCGCTATGTCGGGGTCGTGGGGCCGGGTGAGGCCACGCCCGAACAGCGACGGATCGCCCGTCAGGTCGGAGGGCTCCTCGCCGGCCGCCGGGCGGTCGTGGTCACCGGTGGTCTCGGCGGGGTCATGGCGGCGGCCTGCCGCGGGGCGATCGAGGCCGGGGGCACCACCCTCGGGTTCCTGCCCGGTGAGGACCGGGCCGACGGCAACCCGTACCTGACGATCGCCGTGCCCACCGGGCTCGGGGAGATGCGCAACGCGCTGATCGTGCGCAGCAGCGACGCCCTGATCGCGGTGGGCGGGAGCTGGGGCACGATGAGCGAGATCGCGCTCGCGGTCCGCACCGGGGTCCCGGTGATCTCCATCGGCGGCTGGCGCATGCCCGCCGGTGGGGTGCTCGACGTCGAATCCCCGGCCGAGGCCGTCGAATGCCTGCACGCGTTGTTGTGGCGGAAGGATCCCGTCTGA
- a CDS encoding helix-turn-helix transcriptional regulator, translated as MTGVPRHNRVREFRRQAGLTQAALGDAVGVSRQSIVSTEKGDYAPSVYLALRLARTLDTTVEALFPLGEEDSP; from the coding sequence GTGACCGGAGTTCCGCGACACAACAGAGTGCGTGAGTTCAGGCGACAGGCCGGTCTCACGCAGGCCGCTCTCGGAGACGCTGTCGGTGTCAGCCGGCAGAGCATCGTCTCCACCGAGAAGGGTGACTACGCGCCGAGCGTGTACCTCGCCCTGCGGTTGGCCCGCACCCTCGACACCACCGTCGAGGCCCTGTTCCCGCTCGGCGAGGAGGATTCCCCATGA